From Neobacillus sp. PS2-9, the proteins below share one genomic window:
- a CDS encoding MerR family transcriptional regulator produces MSGKEIRRSMPLFPIGTVMQLTELTARQIRYYEEHQLISPARTEGNRRLFSLNDIDRLLEIKDLIDQGVNMAGIKQLFAVKQQQAETLEKQTEKVKRELTDDQLRKLLRNEMIHSGRNNRSTLRHGDMSRFFH; encoded by the coding sequence GTGAGTGGAAAGGAAATTCGCCGTTCCATGCCACTGTTTCCCATCGGAACTGTCATGCAACTAACGGAGCTTACAGCTAGGCAAATCCGCTATTATGAAGAGCACCAATTGATTTCTCCAGCAAGAACCGAGGGAAACAGGCGTCTGTTTAGCCTTAACGATATTGATAGGCTTCTAGAAATCAAGGATCTAATTGATCAGGGAGTCAACATGGCGGGAATTAAACAACTCTTTGCGGTTAAACAGCAGCAAGCAGAAACACTAGAAAAGCAAACTGAGAAAGTCAAACGAGAACTTACAGATGACCAACTCAGAAAGCTACTTCGCAACGAAATGATTCATTCAGGAAGAAACAATCGATCCACATTGCGTCATGGCGATATGTCTCGGTTCTTCCATTAA
- a CDS encoding methionine gamma-lyase family protein → MFQQLKSGEKLQPIVKRVEQQIAEVHKQIDERIETNQFAVLRSFQKHRVGDSHFIPSTGYGYDDIGRDTLELVYADVFGGEAGLVRPQIISGTHAISIALFGVLRPGDELLYITGKPYDTLEEIVGLRGNGVGSLKEFGISYDSVALTDEGGMDWTAIADKIKPNTKMIGIQRSKGYATRPSFTVAEIGEMIRFVKEIKPDVVVFVDNCYGEFVEEMEPCHVGADLMAGSLIKNPGGGIVKTGGYIVGKKQWVEACSYRMTSPGIGAEAGASLYSLQEMYQGFFLAPHVVGQALKGAVFTAAMLEELGMNSSPKWNANRTDLIQSVQFDDRDKMVAFCQAIQFASPINSYVTPYASYMPGYEDDVIMAAGTFIQGASIELTADGPIRPPYVAYVQGGLTYAHVKMAVCLAVDHLIEKGLIELS, encoded by the coding sequence ATGTTTCAACAGTTAAAAAGTGGGGAAAAGCTTCAGCCGATTGTTAAAAGAGTGGAACAACAAATTGCTGAGGTACATAAACAAATTGATGAACGAATTGAAACGAATCAATTTGCTGTATTAAGAAGCTTCCAAAAACATCGGGTCGGCGATTCGCATTTTATCCCATCGACGGGTTATGGATATGATGATATTGGCAGAGATACCCTTGAATTAGTGTATGCAGATGTATTTGGCGGTGAAGCCGGGCTTGTTCGCCCACAAATTATTTCAGGCACACATGCGATTTCGATTGCTTTATTTGGTGTTCTCCGTCCAGGCGATGAACTCCTTTATATAACCGGCAAACCATATGATACGTTAGAAGAAATAGTCGGGCTTCGTGGAAATGGAGTAGGGTCATTAAAAGAATTTGGAATTTCCTATGATAGCGTGGCACTTACTGATGAGGGTGGAATGGATTGGACGGCTATTGCCGATAAAATCAAACCGAATACTAAAATGATCGGCATTCAGCGCTCAAAAGGGTATGCAACAAGACCGTCATTTACGGTTGCGGAAATCGGGGAAATGATACGTTTTGTAAAAGAAATCAAACCAGATGTCGTTGTATTTGTTGATAACTGTTATGGGGAGTTCGTGGAGGAAATGGAACCTTGCCACGTGGGAGCGGACCTGATGGCGGGTTCTCTCATTAAGAATCCTGGCGGCGGGATTGTGAAGACGGGTGGCTATATTGTTGGAAAAAAACAATGGGTGGAGGCATGTTCTTATCGGATGACCTCACCTGGAATTGGTGCTGAGGCCGGTGCTTCTCTTTATAGCCTTCAAGAAATGTACCAAGGGTTCTTCCTTGCACCGCATGTAGTGGGGCAAGCGTTGAAAGGCGCGGTTTTTACTGCTGCAATGTTAGAGGAGTTAGGTATGAATTCTTCACCGAAGTGGAATGCGAACAGGACAGACTTAATCCAATCTGTTCAGTTTGATGATCGTGATAAAATGGTTGCTTTCTGCCAGGCGATTCAATTTGCTTCGCCGATAAATTCTTATGTTACACCGTACGCAAGTTATATGCCAGGATATGAGGATGATGTCATTATGGCAGCGGGTACGTTTATCCAAGGCGCCAGTATTGAATTAACAGCAGATGGTCCAATCCGACCACCGTATGTGGCATATGTTCAAGGGGGATTAACGTATGCCCACGTGAAGATGGCCGTGTGTCTTGCTGTTGACCATTTAATTGAAAAAGGATTAATTGAATTGAGTTAG
- the hflX gene encoding GTPase HflX, translating to MEQKETKEKVILVGCQTNKDEDSRFQYSMEELAALTETAQGEVLVSVVQKRDRVHSATYIGKGKVEELNALVEELEADVVIFNDELSPSQKRNLGAEIEARIIDRTQLILDIFAQRARSKEGKLQVELAQLQYLLPRLAGQGTALSRLGAGIGTRGPGETKLESDRRHIRRRIDDIKGQLSVIVQHRDRYRERRKKNKTFQVAIVGYTNAGKSTLFNRLSEAESYEENQLFATLDPMTRKLILPSGFLALITDTVGFIQDLPTTLIAAFRSTLEEVKEADLLLHVVDMSNPDYFQHEKTVKKLLDDLDIKDIPQLTVYNKKDIQHPDFVPTANTPTAFISAFNQEDRQHLKERIEKMVVERMEPYEVEVPSTEGKLLSQLKNETILRELSFNEENQLYRCKGYSLQDHQITGQLQKFQQ from the coding sequence GTGGAACAAAAGGAAACAAAGGAAAAAGTAATTCTCGTTGGCTGTCAAACAAATAAAGACGAGGATTCACGATTTCAATATTCTATGGAAGAACTAGCGGCATTAACGGAAACTGCTCAAGGTGAAGTGCTCGTCTCAGTTGTTCAAAAACGGGACCGCGTTCATTCGGCTACATATATTGGCAAAGGAAAAGTAGAAGAACTAAATGCATTAGTTGAGGAACTTGAAGCAGATGTAGTGATCTTTAATGATGAACTATCACCGAGTCAAAAAAGAAACCTCGGTGCAGAAATAGAAGCGCGGATTATTGATCGAACACAGCTCATTTTAGATATCTTTGCACAACGGGCTCGTTCCAAAGAAGGGAAATTACAAGTAGAACTTGCCCAGCTGCAGTACCTTCTTCCGCGTCTAGCAGGTCAAGGGACCGCATTATCACGGTTGGGTGCAGGGATTGGAACAAGAGGACCCGGTGAAACAAAACTAGAATCAGACCGCCGTCATATTCGCAGAAGAATTGACGATATCAAAGGTCAGCTTTCAGTCATCGTTCAGCACCGCGATCGGTACCGAGAAAGAAGAAAGAAGAATAAAACCTTTCAGGTAGCGATTGTTGGCTATACCAATGCAGGAAAATCAACATTGTTTAATCGCTTATCCGAGGCGGAGTCGTACGAGGAGAATCAATTATTCGCTACGCTTGATCCGATGACCAGAAAATTAATTTTACCAAGTGGATTCTTAGCATTAATTACGGATACGGTTGGATTTATTCAAGACTTACCAACCACCCTTATCGCGGCATTCCGTTCCACTCTAGAAGAAGTAAAAGAAGCAGACTTGCTGCTCCATGTGGTTGATATGTCCAATCCGGATTATTTTCAACATGAAAAAACAGTAAAAAAACTGCTGGATGATTTAGATATTAAAGATATCCCGCAACTGACCGTTTATAATAAAAAGGATATTCAACATCCTGACTTCGTTCCAACAGCCAATACACCGACAGCTTTTATAAGTGCTTTTAATCAAGAAGATCGTCAGCACTTAAAAGAGAGAATTGAGAAGATGGTGGTGGAACGAATGGAACCGTACGAGGTGGAGGTGCCTTCAACAGAAGGAAAGTTGCTTTCTCAATTGAAAAATGAGACGATTTTAAGAGAGCTATCCTTTAATGAAGAAAACCAATTGTACCGCTGCAAAGGGTATTCACTTCAGGACCATCAAATCACCGGACAATTGCAGAAATTTCAACAATAG
- a CDS encoding trimeric intracellular cation channel family protein: protein MTWEVLSMIGTIAFAISGAIVAMEEEYDILGVYILGIVTAFGGGAIRNLLIGVPVSALWEQGLFFQIALLSITAVFLFPSNLLRHWQKWGNFFDAIGLSAFAIQGAIYAAKMNHPLSAVIVAAVLTGIGGGIIRDLLAGRKPIVLRSEIYAVWAILAGLIIGLKLAVDSWELYSLFGLVTILRVLSYTFDWKLPSRNLGTH, encoded by the coding sequence ATGACATGGGAAGTTTTGAGTATGATTGGCACAATTGCCTTCGCTATTAGTGGCGCCATTGTGGCCATGGAAGAGGAATACGACATTTTAGGCGTTTATATTTTAGGAATTGTTACCGCTTTCGGAGGAGGGGCAATTCGAAATCTGTTAATTGGCGTTCCCGTATCCGCTTTATGGGAACAAGGATTATTTTTTCAAATTGCGTTGCTATCCATTACCGCTGTCTTCTTATTTCCAAGCAATTTACTTAGGCATTGGCAAAAATGGGGAAACTTTTTCGATGCCATCGGTCTATCCGCCTTTGCTATTCAAGGGGCCATCTATGCTGCAAAAATGAATCATCCGCTTAGCGCCGTAATTGTCGCTGCTGTATTAACCGGTATTGGTGGCGGAATTATCCGTGATTTATTGGCAGGTAGAAAACCGATTGTTCTTCGGTCAGAAATTTATGCGGTTTGGGCGATCCTTGCAGGACTTATCATTGGCCTTAAATTAGCAGTGGATTCATGGGAACTGTATTCGTTATTTGGTCTTGTTACCATTTTGAGAGTACTCTCCTACACCTTCGATTGGAAACTTCCATCAAGGAATCTTGGGACGCACTAA
- the spoVK gene encoding stage V sporulation protein K — MDQPFRMKSNGQISVVLNSQKKKTLTKEAPEFQVVPKIIPPEHTALKEIEEELVALVGMEEMKRMIKEIYAWIYVNKKREEMGLKARKQALHMMFKGNPGTGKTTVARLIGKLFQKMSVLTKGHLIEAERADLVGEYIGHTAQKTRDLIKKAQGGILFIDEAYSLGRGGEKDFGKEAIDTLVKHMEDKQHEFILILAGYSREMDYFLTLNPGLHSRFPLVIDFPDYNIKQLMEIAGRMLEEREYNLSHEAEKKLRDHLIWVKSVLNPNSFSNGRYVRNVIEKSVRAQAMRLLMLNSYDRHELMTLRSNDLVFDED, encoded by the coding sequence TTGGATCAACCATTTCGCATGAAAAGTAACGGCCAAATAAGCGTTGTCCTCAATTCACAAAAGAAAAAAACGTTAACAAAAGAGGCGCCAGAATTCCAAGTTGTTCCAAAGATCATTCCCCCTGAGCACACGGCTTTAAAGGAAATAGAAGAGGAGCTAGTGGCTTTGGTTGGTATGGAAGAAATGAAGCGAATGATAAAAGAAATTTATGCGTGGATTTATGTGAACAAGAAACGGGAAGAAATGGGCCTGAAAGCTAGAAAACAAGCTCTCCATATGATGTTCAAAGGGAATCCGGGAACCGGCAAAACAACAGTTGCGAGGCTGATTGGAAAGCTATTTCAAAAAATGTCTGTTCTTACAAAGGGACATTTAATCGAGGCAGAACGAGCGGACCTTGTAGGAGAGTATATTGGGCATACAGCTCAAAAGACAAGAGATTTAATTAAGAAGGCACAAGGTGGAATTTTGTTTATTGATGAAGCCTATTCCTTAGGGCGTGGCGGGGAAAAGGATTTTGGAAAGGAAGCCATCGATACACTGGTAAAGCATATGGAGGATAAACAGCATGAGTTTATCCTTATTCTTGCCGGATATTCCAGAGAAATGGATTACTTTCTGACACTCAACCCTGGTCTTCACTCTCGTTTTCCTTTAGTAATTGATTTCCCTGACTACAATATCAAGCAATTGATGGAAATTGCAGGAAGAATGTTAGAAGAAAGGGAATACAATCTAAGTCACGAGGCCGAGAAAAAACTAAGGGATCATCTTATTTGGGTAAAGTCTGTCCTAAATCCCAATAGTTTTTCAAACGGGAGATATGTTCGTAATGTCATAGAGAAATCTGTACGGGCACAAGCGATGAGGCTACTGATGCTAAATAGCTATGACAGACACGAATTAATGACTCTAAGAAGTAATGATCTGGTGTTTGATGAAGATTAA
- the hfq gene encoding RNA chaperone Hfq, with the protein MKTTINIQDQFLNQCRKDNMHVTVFLLNGFQLRGQIKGFDNFTVLFESEGKQQLVFKHAISTFAPQRNVQLDLENQQ; encoded by the coding sequence ATGAAAACGACAATCAATATTCAAGACCAATTTTTAAATCAATGCCGTAAGGACAATATGCATGTTACGGTGTTTTTATTAAATGGGTTTCAATTAAGAGGACAAATTAAGGGCTTTGATAATTTTACGGTTTTGTTTGAATCAGAAGGTAAGCAGCAGTTAGTATTTAAGCATGCAATTTCCACTTTTGCGCCACAAAGAAATGTACAGTTGGATTTAGAAAACCAACAATAA
- the miaA gene encoding tRNA (adenosine(37)-N6)-dimethylallyltransferase MiaA, giving the protein MNAKQNVLVIIGPTAVGKTKLSIEMAKRYNGEIISGDSMQIYRGMDVGTAKITKEEMEYIPHHLIDIKEPFESFSVAEFQELVRAKIAEIDKKGKLPIIVGGTGLYIQSVIYDYQFSDVSGDEAYRLQLEERVKEVGNEALHEELKEIDPGSAAQIHPNNVRRVIRALEIYHLTGKTMQEYQSHQQPDLLYNTAIVGLTMDRDQLYERINLRVDMMMDEGLLPEVKALYQQGLRECQSIQAIGYKEIYEYLDGKVTLNEAVENLKQNSRRYAKRQLTWFRNKMKVEWFDMSNVNNFSKKIAEISQYVEGKLQVKSNTY; this is encoded by the coding sequence TTGAATGCGAAACAAAATGTACTGGTAATCATCGGTCCAACCGCTGTAGGGAAAACAAAGTTGAGTATTGAAATGGCGAAACGGTATAATGGTGAAATTATCAGTGGGGATTCGATGCAAATCTACCGTGGAATGGACGTTGGGACTGCTAAAATAACAAAAGAGGAAATGGAATACATTCCACACCATCTTATTGATATTAAGGAGCCCTTTGAAAGTTTTTCCGTTGCTGAATTTCAAGAACTGGTTAGGGCTAAAATAGCTGAGATTGATAAAAAGGGGAAACTTCCGATTATTGTTGGAGGAACCGGCTTATACATTCAGTCGGTCATCTATGATTATCAATTTTCCGATGTTTCGGGAGATGAAGCCTATCGTCTTCAGTTGGAGGAAAGAGTCAAAGAAGTAGGAAATGAAGCACTTCACGAAGAATTGAAGGAGATAGATCCCGGAAGTGCTGCTCAAATACATCCCAATAATGTAAGACGGGTCATTCGAGCGCTGGAAATTTATCACCTGACCGGGAAGACGATGCAAGAATACCAAAGTCATCAGCAACCAGATTTGTTGTACAATACAGCAATAGTGGGCTTAACCATGGATCGGGACCAGCTGTATGAACGCATAAATTTACGGGTAGATATGATGATGGATGAAGGTCTCCTACCGGAAGTAAAAGCCTTATATCAACAGGGGCTGCGTGAGTGTCAATCCATCCAAGCCATTGGTTACAAAGAAATTTATGAATATTTGGATGGAAAAGTCACACTCAATGAAGCGGTAGAAAATTTAAAGCAAAATTCCCGAAGGTATGCGAAAAGGCAATTGACTTGGTTTCGTAACAAAATGAAGGTAGAATGGTTTGATATGAGTAATGTGAATAATTTCTCAAAAAAAATAGCCGAAATTTCACAATATGTTGAAGGAAAGCTACAAGTAAAATCGAATACATATTAG
- the mreBH gene encoding rod-share determining protein MreBH has translation MLSNFDIGIDLGTANILVYSKNKGIVLNEPSVVAIDTETKNVVAVGLEAKEMIGKTPEKVVTIRPLKDGVIADFDVTTDMLKHVMRKATKKMGYGFRKPNVVVCIPSGSTSVERRAIQDAVRNAGAKKISLIEEPVAAAIGAGMPVDEPVANVVVDIGGGNTEVAIISFGGVVACHSIKVGGDRLDDDIIQFVRKEYNVLIGERTAERIKMEIGYALVDHEERFMDIRGRDLVSGLPKTINLSSYQVQNALREALLHILEAIRATLEDCPAELSGDIVDRGVILTGGGSLLNGMEEWLSKEIVVPVQLSSDPLECVVIGTGKALQYMSKLQAAIR, from the coding sequence ATGCTTTCTAACTTTGATATAGGTATTGATTTAGGAACAGCTAATATATTGGTTTATAGTAAAAACAAAGGAATTGTACTTAATGAGCCCTCCGTTGTGGCCATAGATACAGAAACGAAAAATGTGGTAGCAGTTGGGCTTGAGGCAAAAGAGATGATAGGTAAGACACCAGAAAAAGTCGTGACCATCCGTCCTTTAAAGGATGGCGTTATTGCTGACTTTGATGTCACTACTGATATGCTAAAGCATGTCATGCGTAAGGCAACTAAAAAAATGGGCTACGGTTTCCGTAAACCGAATGTAGTGGTTTGTATTCCATCTGGGTCTACAAGTGTAGAACGCCGAGCAATCCAGGATGCCGTTCGAAATGCCGGGGCCAAGAAAATTTCTCTGATTGAAGAACCTGTTGCGGCAGCGATTGGAGCAGGAATGCCTGTAGATGAACCTGTCGCAAACGTGGTTGTCGATATCGGCGGTGGTAATACTGAGGTTGCCATTATTTCGTTTGGCGGTGTGGTTGCCTGTCATTCGATTAAGGTCGGCGGTGACCGTCTCGATGATGATATTATTCAATTTGTTCGTAAGGAATACAATGTACTAATTGGAGAAAGAACAGCAGAAAGAATTAAAATGGAAATTGGTTATGCTTTGGTTGATCATGAAGAACGCTTCATGGATATCCGCGGTCGTGACTTGGTGTCGGGTTTACCAAAAACTATTAATCTTTCATCCTATCAAGTTCAAAATGCTCTAAGAGAGGCTCTTCTTCATATTTTAGAAGCAATCCGTGCGACACTTGAAGACTGCCCTGCTGAGCTTAGTGGTGATATTGTTGACCGTGGCGTAATTTTAACTGGCGGTGGCTCACTTTTAAATGGTATGGAGGAATGGTTAAGCAAGGAAATCGTTGTTCCTGTACAGCTTTCTTCAGATCCACTTGAATGTGTTGTAATTGGAACAGGTAAAGCTCTTCAGTATATGAGTAAGTTGCAAGCAGCGATTAGATAG
- the mutL gene encoding DNA mismatch repair endonuclease MutL produces MGKIIQLDDALSNKIAAGEVVERPASVVKELVENAIDAGSTVIEIEVEEAGLAKIRITDNGHGIDEEDVLIAFQRHATSKIKNENDLFRIRTLGFRGEALPSIASVSRLEMKTSTGEGAGNRVVIEGGKVEVFEKTSSRRGTDLIITDLFFNTPARLKYMKTIHTELGNITDVVNRLALSHPEVAFRLIHNERKLLQTNGNGDVRQVLASIYGLVIAKQLVPISGTSLDYKISGFASMPEVTRASRNYISTMINGRFIKNYPLAKAIQEGYHTLLPIGRFPIVLLNIEMDPLLVDVNVHPSKMEVRISKEAELNELVTSMIKEVFKSKILIPTAYTPVKKEVQKSEQTAFVLDEGTIPESEPMNVQKQWSAPFERVNESHAIEASHFSKEPLLSERVGESLGWESVNPFSAGYENSRVSGGVEESEELPETIESTEVTFEDKPISTESNPSASRVPRLYPIGQMHGTYIFAQNENGLYIIDQHAAQERMKYEYFREKVGQVEPELQEMLVPLTFEYSTDEYMKITEHQQELEKVGVFLEEFGMNSFIVRSHPQWLPKGEEKQIIEDMIEQLLSMKKVDIKKLREEAAIMMSCKASIKANRHLRNDEIQALLDDLRKASDPFTCPHGRPIIVHYSVYEMEKMFKRVM; encoded by the coding sequence ATGGGGAAGATTATTCAATTAGATGACGCCCTATCCAATAAGATTGCGGCGGGAGAAGTAGTCGAACGCCCCGCCTCTGTTGTAAAAGAGCTTGTAGAAAATGCGATTGATGCTGGTAGTACCGTGATTGAAATTGAGGTAGAAGAAGCAGGATTGGCAAAGATTCGAATTACTGATAATGGTCATGGGATTGACGAAGAGGATGTTTTAATTGCCTTTCAACGTCACGCCACCAGTAAAATAAAAAATGAAAATGATCTGTTTCGTATCCGTACGCTTGGATTCCGAGGGGAAGCCCTGCCAAGTATAGCCTCTGTTTCACGGCTTGAAATGAAGACCTCGACTGGTGAAGGTGCCGGAAACCGGGTAGTTATTGAGGGCGGCAAGGTTGAAGTGTTTGAAAAAACGTCGAGTAGACGGGGAACGGACCTCATCATTACCGATTTATTTTTCAATACGCCTGCACGGCTTAAATATATGAAGACCATTCATACAGAGCTCGGTAATATTACAGATGTTGTCAACCGCCTTGCTCTTTCTCATCCAGAAGTAGCCTTCCGTTTGATTCATAACGAAAGGAAACTGCTGCAAACGAATGGAAACGGTGATGTTCGTCAAGTGCTGGCCTCCATTTATGGATTAGTCATTGCTAAGCAGTTAGTTCCTATTTCAGGTACCTCACTCGATTACAAAATTAGTGGATTTGCTTCGATGCCGGAGGTTACAAGGGCTTCGAGAAACTATATCTCAACAATGATTAATGGACGGTTTATTAAAAACTATCCGTTGGCGAAAGCCATTCAGGAGGGCTATCATACCCTACTTCCTATTGGACGATTTCCAATTGTTCTACTAAACATAGAGATGGATCCATTGCTTGTAGATGTGAATGTTCATCCTTCAAAAATGGAGGTCCGCATAAGTAAGGAAGCGGAGTTAAATGAACTGGTAACATCAATGATTAAAGAGGTGTTCAAATCTAAGATATTAATTCCAACAGCCTACACGCCTGTTAAGAAAGAAGTACAGAAGTCTGAGCAAACAGCCTTCGTGTTGGATGAAGGAACAATACCCGAAAGTGAACCTATGAATGTTCAAAAGCAATGGAGTGCTCCATTTGAAAGAGTTAATGAGTCTCATGCGATTGAAGCGAGTCATTTTAGCAAAGAACCGCTGCTATCTGAGAGAGTGGGGGAATCATTAGGTTGGGAATCGGTTAATCCTTTCTCTGCTGGTTATGAGAATTCACGTGTTAGTGGTGGAGTTGAGGAATCAGAAGAATTACCTGAAACGATTGAATCGACTGAGGTTACCTTTGAAGATAAACCAATTTCAACTGAAAGCAATCCATCAGCAAGCCGTGTGCCGCGCTTATATCCAATCGGTCAAATGCACGGTACCTACATTTTTGCTCAAAATGAAAATGGCTTGTATATCATTGACCAGCACGCGGCCCAGGAACGGATGAAATATGAATATTTCCGTGAAAAAGTGGGACAGGTGGAACCGGAATTGCAGGAAATGCTCGTTCCGTTAACTTTTGAATATTCAACAGATGAATATATGAAAATCACCGAACATCAACAGGAATTGGAAAAAGTGGGGGTTTTTCTTGAGGAATTTGGGATGAATAGTTTTATCGTCCGTTCTCATCCTCAGTGGCTCCCTAAAGGGGAAGAAAAACAAATCATTGAAGACATGATTGAACAGCTATTATCCATGAAGAAGGTAGATATTAAAAAGCTGCGTGAAGAAGCAGCGATAATGATGAGCTGTAAAGCTTCGATTAAAGCCAATCGTCATTTACGGAATGATGAAATCCAAGCCCTGCTCGATGACCTGAGAAAAGCATCAGATCCATTTACCTGTCCGCATGGAAGGCCGATCATTGTCCATTATTCGGTTTATGAGATGGAAAAAATGTTTAAACGGGTTATGTAA